Proteins from a genomic interval of Beijerinckia indica subsp. indica ATCC 9039:
- a CDS encoding nickel-dependent hydrogenase large subunit: MSEAATRLIVGPFNRVEGDLEVRLEMEDGVVTAAFVNATLFRGFERILEGRDPSDALVIAPRICGICSVSQSHAAALALAGVMGIAPARNGQIAANITLATENLADHLTHFHLFFMPDFARGPYRDRPWFDRAEARFAALRGASVRPMMQTRALLLHVMGLIAGHWPHTLAIQPGGFSRGVDARDKIKLLAILSGVRAALEERLFGTALERVAALADPEELSAWRMHGPEGDFRLFLEIAADLHLETLGRAYDRFLCYGAYPGGGADGAPLYPSGLFAHGLEHPLDLEAIAEDHTYARMENRGLMHPPFMGSTSPDGADEQGYSWCKAPRLSNEPCETGALARQVMDGQPLVRALVARAGGNVFSRVIARLLEVARVLIQMETWTKALEPGAPWCVPAGTIGTGRAVGLTEAARGALGHWLRVENGRIAGYQIIAPTTWNFSPRDARGLPGPLERALIGAPVQSGETTPVSVQHIVRSFDPCMACTVH; this comes from the coding sequence ATGAGCGAGGCAGCGACGCGCCTGATTGTGGGACCGTTCAACCGTGTCGAGGGTGATCTCGAAGTGCGGCTGGAGATGGAAGATGGCGTTGTGACAGCCGCTTTCGTCAATGCCACATTGTTCCGGGGCTTCGAGCGCATCCTCGAAGGACGCGACCCGAGCGATGCCTTGGTGATTGCACCACGTATCTGCGGCATATGTTCGGTCTCGCAATCGCATGCGGCGGCCTTGGCCTTGGCGGGAGTTATGGGGATCGCGCCCGCGCGCAATGGGCAGATCGCCGCCAATATCACTCTTGCCACCGAAAATCTGGCCGATCATCTGACGCATTTTCATTTGTTCTTCATGCCTGATTTCGCGCGGGGACCCTATCGCGACCGGCCCTGGTTCGACCGCGCCGAGGCCCGTTTCGCCGCCTTGCGTGGGGCATCCGTGCGGCCGATGATGCAGACCCGCGCGTTGCTTTTGCATGTCATGGGGCTGATCGCCGGACATTGGCCGCATACATTGGCGATCCAGCCTGGCGGTTTTTCTCGCGGGGTTGATGCGCGTGACAAAATCAAGCTCCTGGCCATTCTTTCAGGGGTCCGCGCCGCCTTGGAAGAGCGTTTGTTTGGCACGGCTCTGGAGCGCGTTGCGGCACTTGCCGACCCCGAAGAACTTTCTGCCTGGCGTATGCATGGGCCGGAAGGGGATTTCCGCCTGTTTCTGGAGATCGCGGCCGATCTCCATCTCGAAACACTCGGGCGCGCCTATGATCGTTTCCTCTGTTACGGCGCCTATCCTGGTGGCGGTGCGGACGGCGCACCGCTCTATCCTTCGGGCCTCTTCGCGCATGGATTGGAGCATCCGCTTGATCTCGAGGCCATAGCGGAGGATCACACCTATGCGCGAATGGAAAACCGTGGCCTCATGCATCCCCCCTTTATGGGATCGACCTCACCGGATGGCGCGGATGAACAAGGCTATAGCTGGTGCAAGGCTCCGCGTTTGTCGAACGAGCCTTGTGAAACCGGAGCCTTGGCGCGACAGGTGATGGATGGCCAGCCTCTTGTGCGCGCCTTGGTGGCCCGCGCGGGGGGTAATGTCTTCAGCCGTGTCATTGCGCGGCTTTTGGAAGTGGCGCGTGTCCTGATCCAGATGGAAACATGGACCAAAGCGTTGGAGCCCGGCGCGCCCTGGTGTGTTCCTGCCGGGACGATCGGTACGGGACGCGCGGTCGGCTTGACGGAAGCTGCACGCGGCGCCTTGGGCCATTGGCTGCGGGTCGAAAACGGGCGGATCGCTGGTTATCAGATCATTGCGCCTACGACCTGGAATTTCTCGCCGCGCGACGCGCGAGGCCTGCCCGGTCCCTTGGAACGTGCCTTGATCGGTGCGCCCGTTCAGTCCGGCGAGACCACGCCAGTTTCCGTGCAGCATATCGTGCGCTCGTTTGATCCCTGCATGGCTTGCACGGTGCATTGA
- the hypF gene encoding carbamoyltransferase HypF, producing the protein METIETEILSVTGLVQGVGFRPFVWRLAQRLGLSGTVRNCGNAVEIVVCGPLDKRDALAEALRVEAPPRARVEGVTRIQGSPSNYMDFSIAPSGPGEVTAGIVPDLATCPACCAEIFDPGARRYHYAFTNCTDCGPRFSILSGLPYDRAHTTMASFSLCLACRADYENPADRRFHAEPIACPDCGPRLHFVGGDGQDYVGNQAFEVALALLRCGGILALKGIGGYHLACDATREDSVQLLRARKHRPTKPLAVMMRDLATAARYCALTQEERQALVDPSAPIVLVNRQDDSSLAPSLAPSLSPGLDRLGVLLPYTPLHHLLLDALAFPLVMSSGNRSGAPQVFEDDVALRDLAEIADGWLMHDRPIARRLDDSVVMVSAGAKRVLRRGRGLAPEPFLLAEDFLKAPPILALGADLKSAFCLIQGGRALLSHHLGDFNDPDSAATMDAAITDYSALFTHRLAAIAIDLHPDYRSADLGRRLAHDRSLPLIAVQHHHAHVAAVMADHGLPRSAGPVIGIVLDGLGFGDDGTIWGAEILLCDYARSRRLARLRPAPMPGSDRASLEPWRNLLASLDAAFGPQESMSRLHAAGRGPVLADRKISALRAMIKAGFNAPLASSAGRLFDAMAALLGVAPEIQTFEAEAAMTLEALARQASGEASNLPFLVTEVDGLKEIDPEPMWAAALHRLGAGEAPLMIAAGFHAGLAAIFAQVAVDEARRQGIGQIVLAGGVMQNALLFEALTAHVRAAGLGVLAPLRAPANDGGLALGQAVIASIRLMEAD; encoded by the coding sequence ATGGAGACAATTGAGACCGAAATTTTATCTGTCACGGGATTGGTGCAGGGGGTTGGTTTTCGCCCCTTCGTCTGGCGTCTCGCGCAAAGGCTTGGCCTTTCCGGTACAGTCCGTAACTGCGGCAATGCGGTTGAAATTGTGGTTTGCGGGCCGCTCGACAAGCGCGATGCTTTGGCTGAAGCGCTGCGCGTGGAAGCTCCGCCCCGCGCACGCGTTGAGGGCGTGACGCGGATCCAAGGTTCTCCCTCGAACTATATGGATTTCTCCATCGCTCCGAGCGGACCCGGCGAGGTAACGGCTGGGATTGTTCCTGATCTTGCGACATGTCCTGCCTGTTGTGCCGAAATCTTTGATCCAGGGGCCCGGCGTTATCATTATGCCTTCACCAATTGCACGGATTGTGGCCCCCGTTTTTCCATTCTTTCTGGCCTGCCTTATGATCGTGCGCATACGACCATGGCGTCTTTCTCGCTTTGTCTTGCGTGCCGTGCTGACTATGAGAATCCCGCCGACCGCCGTTTTCATGCCGAGCCCATTGCTTGTCCTGATTGTGGCCCGCGTCTGCATTTTGTCGGAGGCGACGGCCAAGATTATGTTGGTAATCAGGCTTTCGAGGTGGCTCTTGCCCTGTTGCGGTGTGGCGGTATTCTCGCGCTGAAAGGGATCGGCGGTTATCACCTTGCCTGCGATGCCACGCGGGAGGATAGCGTGCAGCTTTTGCGCGCGCGCAAGCATCGCCCGACCAAGCCGCTGGCTGTGATGATGCGTGATCTCGCCACCGCCGCCCGCTATTGTGCGCTGACGCAGGAAGAAAGGCAGGCTCTCGTTGATCCTTCTGCGCCCATCGTCCTGGTGAACCGGCAGGACGATAGCTCTCTCGCGCCTTCTCTTGCACCTTCTCTTTCTCCCGGCCTCGATCGGCTGGGCGTCCTGCTTCCCTATACGCCTTTGCATCATCTGTTGCTGGACGCCCTGGCTTTTCCGCTCGTCATGAGCAGTGGCAATCGCTCTGGAGCCCCGCAGGTTTTCGAGGATGATGTGGCCTTGCGCGATCTGGCGGAGATTGCCGATGGCTGGCTGATGCATGACCGGCCCATCGCGCGCCGCCTTGATGATAGCGTTGTCATGGTGAGTGCGGGGGCAAAGCGTGTCCTGCGGCGTGGGCGCGGTCTCGCTCCAGAACCCTTTCTACTCGCGGAAGATTTTTTGAAGGCGCCGCCCATTTTGGCCCTGGGCGCTGATCTCAAATCAGCATTCTGCCTGATCCAAGGCGGGCGCGCTTTGCTGTCGCATCATCTTGGTGATTTCAACGATCCTGACAGCGCAGCCACGATGGATGCGGCGATCACAGACTATAGCGCCCTGTTTACGCATCGGCTGGCGGCGATCGCGATCGATCTGCATCCAGATTATCGCTCAGCCGATCTTGGGCGCAGACTGGCGCATGATCGTTCCTTGCCCTTGATCGCGGTTCAGCATCACCATGCTCATGTCGCCGCCGTCATGGCGGATCATGGTCTGCCGCGAAGCGCCGGGCCAGTGATCGGCATCGTGCTCGATGGTTTGGGCTTCGGCGACGATGGCACGATCTGGGGAGCGGAAATACTGCTCTGTGATTATGCGCGAAGCCGCCGGCTCGCCCGTCTGCGCCCCGCGCCCATGCCGGGCAGTGATCGCGCCAGCCTTGAGCCGTGGCGCAATCTCCTCGCTTCGTTGGATGCCGCTTTCGGTCCCCAGGAAAGTATGAGCCGCCTGCACGCCGCCGGGCGAGGTCCAGTGCTGGCAGATCGCAAAATCTCGGCCTTGCGCGCGATGATCAAGGCTGGTTTCAATGCGCCGCTCGCCAGCTCCGCAGGGCGATTGTTCGATGCCATGGCGGCCTTGCTGGGCGTCGCGCCGGAAATACAGACTTTCGAAGCCGAAGCGGCGATGACTCTGGAAGCACTCGCGCGTCAAGCTTCGGGCGAAGCCTCAAACCTTCCCTTCCTTGTCACTGAGGTCGATGGCCTTAAGGAAATCGATCCCGAGCCGATGTGGGCTGCCGCCTTGCATCGGCTTGGAGCGGGTGAGGCGCCTTTGATGATCGCAGCGGGTTTTCATGCCGGTCTCGCGGCCATTTTTGCGCAAGTGGCTGTGGACGAGGCGCGACGGCAGGGGATCGGGCAGATCGTTCTGGCCGGCGGGGTCATGCAGAATGCATTGTTATTCGAGGCGCTAACAGCCCATGTGAGAGCCGCAGGCCTTGGCGTCCTGGCTCCGCTTCGCGCTCCCGCCAATGATGGCGGCCTTGCTCTTGGGCAGGCGGTGATCGCCTCCATCCGACTAATGGAGGCAGATTAA